One Orrella dioscoreae genomic window carries:
- a CDS encoding ABC transporter permease has protein sequence MTGMGKVLRHRIAKSMLVLACIALLNFFLVRAAPGDPALILAGQSGAVDAGTLAQLRQDLGLDRPLPAQLGSYLWGLAQGDLGVSHRQQAPVLALILAHLPATLLLTVTAYLFALAAGVGLGLAAAARAGRWTDNAVMTLALLAYATPLFWIGLMAVLVFSVQWQWLPAFGYETVGAGYTGWARVLDVGRHLLLPALTLGLFHMAVYARLTRASVLSVRRLDFVRTARAKGLPERDIARRHVLRNALLPLITYAGIQAGNLVGGSLVVETVYAWPGIGRLAYEALMQRDYNLLLGVFLIASVLVVLINLLTDLLYTLADPRIELT, from the coding sequence TGCTGAATTTCTTCCTGGTGCGCGCGGCGCCCGGCGACCCGGCGCTGATCCTGGCCGGCCAGTCCGGCGCCGTCGATGCCGGCACCCTTGCCCAGTTGCGCCAGGACCTGGGGCTGGACCGCCCGCTGCCCGCCCAGCTGGGCAGCTACCTGTGGGGCCTCGCCCAGGGCGACCTCGGCGTGTCGCACCGCCAGCAGGCGCCCGTGCTGGCGCTCATCCTGGCGCACCTGCCCGCCACCTTGCTCCTGACCGTCACGGCGTATCTCTTCGCCCTGGCCGCAGGGGTGGGACTGGGCCTGGCGGCGGCGGCGCGCGCGGGGCGCTGGACCGACAACGCCGTCATGACGCTGGCGCTGCTGGCCTATGCCACGCCGCTCTTCTGGATCGGGCTGATGGCGGTGCTGGTGTTCTCGGTGCAATGGCAGTGGCTGCCCGCCTTCGGCTACGAGACCGTCGGCGCGGGGTACACCGGCTGGGCCCGCGTCCTGGACGTCGGCCGCCACCTCCTGCTGCCGGCCTTGACGCTCGGGCTGTTCCACATGGCCGTCTATGCCAGGCTGACGCGCGCCTCCGTGCTGTCGGTGCGGCGCCTGGACTTCGTGCGCACCGCCCGGGCAAAGGGCCTGCCGGAGCGCGACATCGCCCGGCGCCACGTGCTGCGCAATGCGCTGCTGCCGCTCATCACCTATGCCGGCATCCAGGCCGGCAACCTGGTGGGCGGCTCGCTGGTCGTGGAGACGGTCTACGCCTGGCCGGGCATCGGCCGGCTTGCCTATGAAGCGCTGATGCAGCGCGACTACAACCTGCTGCTGGGGGTCTTCCTGATCGCCTCCGTGCTCGTCGTGCTGATCAACCTGTTGACCGATCTCCTCTATACCCTGGCCGATCCCCGTATCGAACTGACATGA
- a CDS encoding ABC transporter permease, which translates to MTMMLALSRRHPGGAAGLVLLAGVLLLALAARWLYPGNPWDMVEGPFLPPLSPGLPLGSDMLGRDVAAGIVHGTRATLLLGAVSAGVAMTLGVGLGALAGYHGGRLDHCIVGLIEVFQTIPGFLLAVVVVAVLTPSLGTVTGAIALVTWPGLARLVRAEFLSLRQREFVQAAVLAGQSAGRVILTQILPNALAPIIVSGSMMVASAILLESALSFLGLGDPDTMTWGYLIGASRSVLRDAWWMSVFPGLAILLTVLALNLVGEALNDALDPRRGGAGAPA; encoded by the coding sequence ATGACGATGATGCTTGCCCTTTCCAGACGGCACCCGGGCGGCGCGGCGGGACTCGTGCTGCTGGCGGGCGTGCTGCTGCTGGCGCTGGCCGCCCGCTGGCTGTATCCCGGCAACCCCTGGGACATGGTGGAGGGGCCTTTCCTGCCGCCCTTGTCGCCGGGCCTGCCGCTGGGCTCGGACATGCTGGGGCGCGACGTCGCCGCCGGCATCGTGCACGGCACGCGCGCCACGCTGCTGCTGGGCGCCGTCTCGGCCGGCGTCGCGATGACACTGGGCGTGGGGCTCGGTGCGCTCGCCGGCTACCACGGCGGCAGGCTGGACCACTGCATCGTGGGTCTCATCGAGGTGTTCCAGACCATCCCCGGCTTCCTGCTCGCCGTGGTGGTGGTCGCCGTCCTCACCCCCAGCCTCGGCACCGTGACCGGCGCCATCGCGCTGGTGACATGGCCGGGCCTGGCGCGGCTGGTGCGCGCGGAATTCCTCAGCCTGCGCCAGCGCGAGTTCGTCCAGGCAGCCGTGCTGGCGGGCCAATCCGCCGGCCGCGTCATCCTGACGCAGATCCTGCCCAACGCCCTGGCGCCCATCATCGTGTCCGGCTCGATGATGGTGGCCAGCGCCATCCTGCTGGAGTCCGCGCTGAGCTTCCTGGGACTGGGCGATCCGGACACGATGACCTGGGGCTACCTGATCGGCGCCTCGCGCAGCGTCTTGCGCGATGCCTGGTGGATGAGCGTCTTTCCAGGGCTTGCCATCCTGCTGACGGTGCTCGCGCTCAATCTCGTGGGCGAGGCGCTCAATGATGCGCTGGATCCGCGCCGCGGCGGCGCAGGAGCCCCAGCATGA